One Natrinema marinum genomic window carries:
- a CDS encoding DEAD/DEAH box helicase: protein MPPDDTDTTIEDGLETDSGGLALTAEELRETYPSKRYHGQLHETFTLPAESASHVPAEEVLPSDLAARLRVDPWSHQAAALEALADGENVCVATSTSSGKTYVYGLHVARRFRKNPDVRALLVYPTKALSRDQERELNDLFDALGLDVTVGVYDGDTKREEKRRIREEANVVITNVAGLNQYLEGHHRWAAFHANCELIVVDEAHAWTGISGMHAAWVLRRTRRVIDWYGGDPQYVLTTATIGNPAEHAKALTGEPAAVIDEDGSPSGRRHLAFWDPPMDEDSGCAAEGSESAGWSPSKRPATVEAPEVWAHCCYHGVPSLLFCDSRKGTELAAGRAREYLENPTLPYHGSTDLAAYNAGHGKRSRQGTENRLKSGDLDGVATTSALEVGIDVGGIDGTVLLGYPGSRQSFWQRIGRAGRGERESLSVFVPAHATLDQYILRHPAYLLEEDPESAVVDLENNPVYLQHLRCAAQELPLRGEDAARFGGRDRLERAVEYGRRTGDLEGSLAGGVTYAHRDRPQDGISLYASGGNAFEVRLAGEGSIDHQPIGRARAYRDYHEGATVLYRGDQYEVVALCEDRPRPFVELEPVDVDYYTQSQRQTTIYDTEVRESRDVGPFRLNWGYGTVTVRYDTFSKREIGSGDVREVGLETGVPPLEMRTQLCWAEVPAAVERAVTTAHSDYRNADCEDLPPRLHGYLGGIHAIEHAMIGVAPLELTVDAADLGGLATNRLPDGSDASGWFIYDGIEGGLGFSRRIYEEYEAVARRARELMTDCDCGRDEGCPACLMDPRCGNDNRPLYAPAATDVIDALLGEMDRMEATVESTASEGGETDGDERRPPASVS, encoded by the coding sequence GAGACGTACCCGTCGAAGCGCTACCACGGACAGCTTCACGAGACGTTTACGCTGCCGGCCGAGTCGGCCAGCCACGTGCCAGCCGAGGAGGTGTTGCCGTCCGATCTCGCGGCGCGCCTGCGGGTCGACCCCTGGAGTCACCAGGCGGCGGCGCTCGAGGCGCTCGCTGACGGCGAGAACGTCTGCGTGGCGACCTCGACGTCCTCCGGGAAGACGTACGTCTACGGGTTACACGTCGCGCGACGGTTCCGGAAGAATCCGGACGTCCGCGCGCTGCTCGTCTACCCGACGAAGGCGCTCAGCCGCGATCAGGAGCGCGAGTTGAACGATCTCTTCGACGCGCTCGGGCTGGACGTCACGGTCGGGGTCTACGACGGCGACACGAAACGTGAGGAAAAGCGGCGCATCCGCGAGGAGGCCAACGTCGTCATCACGAACGTCGCCGGGCTGAACCAGTACCTCGAGGGCCACCACCGCTGGGCCGCGTTCCACGCGAACTGCGAGCTGATCGTCGTCGACGAGGCCCACGCGTGGACCGGCATCAGCGGGATGCACGCCGCTTGGGTCCTCCGGCGGACTCGCCGGGTGATCGACTGGTACGGCGGCGACCCCCAATACGTGCTGACGACCGCGACGATCGGCAACCCGGCCGAGCATGCGAAGGCACTGACCGGCGAGCCGGCAGCGGTGATCGACGAGGACGGCTCGCCGAGCGGCCGCCGTCACCTCGCGTTCTGGGACCCGCCGATGGACGAGGACAGCGGTTGCGCCGCCGAGGGAAGCGAGAGCGCCGGGTGGTCGCCGAGCAAACGCCCGGCCACCGTCGAAGCGCCCGAGGTCTGGGCGCACTGCTGTTATCACGGCGTCCCCTCGTTGCTGTTCTGTGATTCCAGAAAAGGAACCGAACTGGCCGCCGGTCGCGCGCGCGAGTACCTCGAGAACCCGACGCTTCCCTACCACGGATCGACCGACCTCGCCGCGTACAACGCGGGCCACGGCAAGCGCTCTCGGCAGGGGACCGAGAACCGACTCAAGAGCGGCGACCTCGACGGCGTCGCGACGACCAGCGCGCTCGAGGTCGGCATCGACGTCGGCGGGATCGACGGCACCGTCCTGCTGGGCTATCCCGGCTCGAGACAGTCGTTCTGGCAACGGATCGGCCGCGCGGGCCGGGGCGAGCGCGAGTCGCTCTCGGTGTTCGTCCCCGCACACGCGACGCTCGACCAGTACATCTTGCGCCACCCGGCCTACCTCCTCGAGGAGGACCCCGAGAGCGCGGTCGTCGACCTCGAGAACAACCCCGTCTATCTGCAGCATCTTCGCTGTGCCGCTCAGGAGCTGCCGCTCCGGGGGGAGGACGCGGCTCGGTTCGGCGGGCGCGACCGCCTCGAGCGCGCCGTCGAGTACGGCCGGCGGACGGGCGATCTCGAGGGATCGCTCGCGGGCGGGGTGACCTACGCCCACCGGGACCGACCCCAGGACGGGATCAGTCTCTACGCGTCGGGCGGGAACGCCTTCGAGGTCCGGCTGGCCGGCGAGGGGTCGATCGATCACCAGCCGATCGGTCGCGCACGCGCGTATCGGGACTACCACGAGGGCGCGACGGTGCTCTATCGCGGCGACCAGTACGAGGTCGTCGCGCTGTGCGAGGACCGGCCCCGGCCGTTCGTCGAACTCGAGCCGGTCGACGTCGACTACTACACGCAATCCCAACGGCAGACGACGATTTACGACACTGAGGTCCGCGAGTCCCGCGACGTGGGACCGTTCCGGCTCAACTGGGGGTACGGCACCGTCACCGTCCGCTACGATACGTTTTCGAAACGAGAGATCGGCTCCGGCGACGTCCGCGAGGTCGGCCTCGAGACGGGCGTCCCGCCCCTGGAGATGCGCACGCAACTGTGCTGGGCCGAGGTGCCGGCCGCGGTCGAGCGGGCCGTGACGACCGCCCACAGCGACTACCGCAACGCCGACTGCGAGGACCTCCCGCCGCGGCTCCACGGCTACCTCGGCGGGATCCACGCCATCGAGCACGCGATGATCGGCGTCGCGCCCCTCGAGCTGACCGTCGACGCGGCCGACCTCGGCGGGCTCGCGACGAACCGGCTGCCCGACGGCTCCGACGCCAGCGGCTGGTTCATCTACGACGGCATCGAGGGGGGCCTTGGCTTCTCGCGGCGCATCTACGAGGAGTACGAGGCGGTCGCTCGCCGGGCGCGGGAGCTGATGACCGACTGCGACTGTGGGCGCGACGAGGGCTGTCCGGCCTGTCTGATGGACCCGCGCTGTGGCAACGATAACCGACCGCTGTACGCGCCCGCCGCGACCGACGTGATCGACGCGCTGCTGGGCGAGATGGATCGAATGGAAGCCACGGTCGAGTCGACTGCCAGCGAGGGCGGCGAGACCGATGGCGACGAGCGACGGCCGCCGGCGTCGGTCTCGTAG
- a CDS encoding PAS domain-containing protein: MTSRSLTESLRETLAIFDGSEIPRTTTEVADRLDLGRRSTYERLERLVDHGELETKKVGASGRVWWRPRAAADRDGDAGAGKGVTASLIDDVLDDAEVAVFVLDEAFKVAWLNETTERYFGLEREQVLGRDKPTLVRERIASLIDDGDRFADAVLATYEENAHAERFECRVTEGEGREERWLEHRSEPIESGAYAGGRIELYYDVTEQRHTERMRRENRTKFESLVDAVEEDAIFMLDAAGHVRSWNAGAEQIKGYAPEDVLGEHVSVFYTDEDRRAGVPESSLREAAETGSTESEGWRVRADGSRFWASVTITAIRDDDGDLEGYAKVIRDMTDQRERERELRREHALLERILEISPTGIGVFDTDGQSRRVNRHFTEYLGLGGDDSETYVLGDRPLLDEDGEVVPYPERPAPRALATGETVIDQRVRVDAPDEGTRWLSVNATPLSDETGVVVAMADVTRLEEQSRRLERQRDDLESELEEVFDRVDDAFYAVDDEFRFTYVNDRAEDLLGRDEADLLGQIVWEALPVPDDDPIRERFETAMATQTAMSFERFSEPLGIWETVRLYPSESGLSVYFTDMTERKERERELEEIQRRYRALVENFPNGAVALVDEDLRYITFGGTPEGNADMTRSDLEGEHLHDALPDQIAEVVIPPYEAALDGDAAEFEDTIDGRTYQFQFFPVRDDSGDAFAAMAMSQEITEQKQRERELERQREQLAALNNLNNVVQRITEAVVDQSTREEIERVVCDHLADSDSYLFAWIGDVDVASQTVDLQVEAGVEGYLDEVTISVDPDDERSMGLTGRAVQNREIQTSQDIETDSRYDPWRDHIEQYGFRSSAAIPIAHQGTVYGVLNVYAERPNAFEGQERTVIGQLGEVVGHAIAAAERKRALMSDEVVELEFRIRDLFETLGIDLETDGTISLDHTVPIEDDEYLVYGATTEDAVESVEALVDAIPHWVDVTFRSDSGRRHFELRLSEPPVLSAVASLGGAIETAAIEDGDYRMTIHQAPGGDIRRVIDTVQTAYPTAELLKHRQITRRDETAEQVRDVLSGALTDRQRATLEAAFHAGFFEWPRDASGEDVADSLDIAPATFHQHLRRAQKKVFESLLAAPST; this comes from the coding sequence ATGACATCGCGCTCGCTGACCGAGAGCCTTCGGGAGACGCTCGCGATCTTCGACGGGAGCGAAATCCCACGGACGACGACCGAGGTGGCCGACCGGCTCGACCTCGGTCGCCGGAGCACGTACGAACGGCTCGAGCGACTCGTCGATCACGGCGAACTCGAGACGAAGAAGGTCGGCGCGAGCGGACGCGTGTGGTGGCGGCCTCGAGCGGCGGCCGATCGGGATGGCGACGCCGGAGCGGGGAAGGGCGTCACTGCGTCGCTGATCGACGACGTGCTCGACGACGCCGAAGTCGCGGTGTTCGTCCTCGATGAGGCGTTCAAGGTGGCGTGGCTCAACGAGACGACCGAGCGCTACTTCGGGCTCGAGCGCGAGCAGGTCCTCGGCCGGGACAAACCGACACTCGTCCGGGAACGCATCGCGTCGCTGATCGACGATGGCGACCGATTTGCCGACGCCGTACTGGCGACCTACGAGGAGAACGCGCACGCTGAACGGTTCGAGTGTCGCGTGACCGAGGGCGAGGGCCGCGAGGAGCGCTGGCTCGAGCACCGAAGCGAGCCGATCGAGTCGGGCGCGTACGCAGGCGGTCGCATCGAACTCTACTATGATGTCACCGAGCAAAGGCACACGGAGCGCATGCGGCGGGAAAATCGAACGAAGTTCGAATCGCTGGTCGACGCCGTCGAGGAGGACGCGATCTTCATGCTCGACGCTGCCGGTCACGTCCGCAGCTGGAACGCGGGGGCCGAACAGATCAAAGGCTACGCGCCGGAAGACGTGCTGGGTGAACACGTCTCCGTGTTCTACACGGACGAGGACCGGCGAGCGGGCGTCCCCGAGTCGAGTTTGAGAGAAGCCGCCGAGACGGGATCAACCGAAAGCGAAGGGTGGCGCGTCCGAGCCGACGGCTCTCGGTTCTGGGCCAGCGTCACCATTACCGCGATTCGCGACGACGACGGCGACCTCGAGGGGTACGCGAAGGTCATCCGGGACATGACCGATCAGCGCGAACGCGAGCGCGAGCTGCGCCGCGAACACGCCCTCCTGGAGCGGATCCTCGAGATCAGCCCGACGGGGATCGGCGTCTTCGACACCGACGGCCAGTCGCGGCGCGTGAACCGACACTTCACCGAGTACCTCGGACTCGGCGGGGACGACTCCGAGACGTACGTGCTGGGGGACCGGCCGCTGCTCGACGAGGACGGCGAGGTGGTCCCGTATCCGGAGCGACCCGCCCCACGAGCGCTCGCGACCGGCGAAACGGTCATCGACCAGCGCGTCCGGGTCGACGCGCCCGACGAGGGAACCCGCTGGCTGTCGGTAAACGCCACGCCGCTTTCGGACGAGACCGGCGTCGTCGTCGCGATGGCCGACGTCACGCGACTCGAGGAGCAGTCTCGCCGTCTCGAGCGCCAGCGCGACGATCTGGAGAGCGAACTCGAGGAGGTGTTCGATCGCGTCGACGACGCGTTCTACGCGGTCGACGACGAGTTTCGGTTCACGTACGTCAACGACCGCGCCGAGGACCTCCTCGGCCGCGACGAGGCGGACCTGCTCGGCCAGATCGTCTGGGAAGCGCTGCCCGTCCCCGACGACGACCCGATCCGCGAGCGCTTCGAGACGGCGATGGCGACCCAGACCGCGATGAGTTTCGAGCGCTTCTCCGAGCCGCTCGGGATCTGGGAGACCGTCCGGCTCTATCCCTCGGAGTCGGGGCTGTCTGTATACTTTACTGATATGACCGAGCGCAAGGAGCGCGAGCGCGAACTCGAGGAAATCCAGCGGCGGTACCGAGCGCTGGTCGAGAACTTTCCCAACGGTGCCGTTGCGCTCGTCGACGAGGACCTCCGGTACATCACCTTCGGCGGCACGCCGGAGGGGAACGCGGATATGACGCGATCGGACCTCGAGGGCGAACACCTGCACGACGCGCTCCCCGATCAGATCGCAGAGGTCGTCATCCCGCCGTACGAGGCTGCGCTCGACGGAGACGCCGCCGAGTTCGAGGACACGATCGACGGCAGGACCTATCAGTTCCAGTTCTTCCCGGTTCGCGACGATAGCGGCGACGCGTTCGCCGCCATGGCGATGTCACAGGAGATCACCGAGCAGAAGCAACGCGAACGGGAACTCGAGCGCCAACGCGAGCAACTCGCCGCGCTCAACAATTTGAACAACGTGGTTCAGCGCATCACCGAGGCGGTCGTCGACCAGTCCACGCGCGAAGAGATCGAGCGGGTCGTCTGCGACCACCTCGCCGACTCCGACTCCTACCTGTTCGCCTGGATCGGCGATGTCGACGTGGCTTCACAGACGGTCGACCTGCAGGTCGAAGCGGGCGTCGAGGGCTATCTCGACGAGGTCACGATCTCCGTCGATCCGGACGACGAGCGCAGTATGGGGCTGACGGGGAGGGCCGTTCAGAACCGCGAGATCCAGACGTCACAGGACATCGAGACCGACTCGAGGTACGATCCCTGGCGGGACCACATCGAACAGTACGGCTTCCGCTCCTCGGCGGCGATCCCGATCGCCCACCAAGGTACCGTCTACGGCGTCCTGAACGTGTACGCCGAGCGACCGAACGCGTTCGAGGGTCAAGAGCGGACGGTGATCGGTCAACTCGGGGAGGTGGTCGGTCACGCCATCGCCGCCGCCGAGCGCAAGCGGGCGCTGATGAGCGACGAGGTCGTCGAACTCGAGTTCCGCATCCGGGACCTCTTCGAGACGCTCGGGATCGACCTCGAGACCGACGGCACGATCTCGCTCGATCACACGGTCCCCATCGAGGACGACGAGTACCTCGTCTACGGGGCCACAACCGAGGACGCCGTCGAGAGCGTCGAGGCCCTCGTCGACGCGATCCCCCACTGGGTCGACGTGACGTTCCGATCCGATAGCGGACGGCGGCACTTCGAACTGCGGCTCTCGGAACCCCCGGTGCTGTCGGCCGTCGCCTCGCTCGGCGGGGCCATCGAAACTGCCGCCATCGAAGACGGCGACTACCGGATGACGATCCATCAGGCACCGGGCGGTGATATCCGTCGGGTTATCGATACCGTCCAGACGGCGTACCCGACCGCGGAACTGCTGAAACACCGCCAGATCACGCGTCGCGATGAGACGGCCGAACAGGTCCGGGACGTCCTCTCGGGGGCGCTCACCGACCGACAGCGGGCGACCCTCGAGGCGGCCTTCCACGCCGGCTTCTTCGAGTGGCCCCGCGACGCCTCCGGCGAAGACGTCGCCGACTCGCTCGACATCGCCCCGGCGACGTTTCACCAGCACCTCCGGCGGGCACAGAAGAAGGTGTTCGAGTCGCTGCTCGCGGCGCCGTCGACCTGA
- a CDS encoding DUF7344 domain-containing protein, producing MTYPAHEATENRPMLPDGLESHRHRLLTSTRRRLTLDVLAGVTEPVSLSELATGIVAREDGVDAVDEASVGPVSVDLHHVHLPLMADIGIIDYDPETRRIESCPTRADSQNM from the coding sequence ATGACCTACCCTGCACACGAGGCGACGGAGAATCGACCGATGCTTCCGGACGGACTCGAGAGCCACCGTCACCGACTGCTCACCTCGACGCGGCGGCGACTGACGCTCGACGTTCTCGCAGGCGTCACCGAACCGGTCTCCCTCTCGGAACTGGCGACGGGCATCGTCGCTCGAGAGGACGGCGTCGACGCGGTCGACGAGGCGTCCGTCGGGCCCGTCTCCGTCGACCTCCACCACGTGCATCTCCCGCTGATGGCCGACATCGGGATCATCGACTACGATCCGGAAACGCGGCGTATCGAATCCTGTCCTACTCGAGCCGACTCACAGAATATGTAG
- a CDS encoding PGF-CTERM sorting domain-containing protein: protein MVCGARPLLALALGLAVIGSLVAMGAGGVVAQDANESVSEEAYREPAPEPGDPYFEARAEDGSWVSYENPRDEYRSPYLGDGSGKICVTLVNENGEPVIGESVPDTTVTIPTGGATTWHSEADPITVNFPMNDHYDFPLDGDQFGTSPDVAQGDGYMDSHCYEFHGNPEDATISYGKAQISGQYADRIEVAGYIQQVPQGEGWDTDIDPVAAAEPYEEAGGGWTYDAARNATHAQAVVVLQLDAPADERLEPSNTSDTADNGSTEPPTGSNELTGEADSGADGGDEMPGFGVLAAGIALSVAVLARVRG from the coding sequence ATGGTGTGCGGAGCGCGCCCGCTCCTCGCGCTCGCGCTGGGACTTGCCGTAATCGGCAGCCTCGTCGCGATGGGCGCCGGGGGAGTCGTCGCACAGGACGCGAACGAGTCCGTCTCGGAGGAAGCGTATCGCGAGCCCGCGCCGGAGCCGGGCGACCCCTACTTCGAGGCGCGGGCCGAGGACGGGAGCTGGGTGAGCTACGAGAACCCGCGTGACGAGTATCGCAGCCCCTATCTCGGCGACGGGTCGGGGAAGATCTGTGTCACGCTGGTCAACGAGAACGGCGAGCCGGTCATCGGCGAGTCGGTACCGGACACGACGGTCACGATCCCGACCGGTGGGGCGACGACGTGGCACTCCGAGGCGGATCCGATCACCGTCAACTTCCCGATGAACGACCACTACGACTTCCCGCTCGACGGCGATCAGTTCGGGACTAGCCCGGACGTCGCGCAGGGCGACGGCTACATGGACTCTCACTGCTACGAGTTCCACGGGAATCCCGAGGACGCGACCATCTCGTACGGCAAAGCGCAGATCAGCGGCCAGTACGCCGACCGAATCGAGGTCGCGGGCTACATCCAGCAGGTTCCCCAGGGCGAGGGCTGGGACACTGACATCGATCCGGTCGCGGCCGCGGAACCCTACGAGGAAGCCGGCGGCGGCTGGACCTACGACGCGGCTCGGAACGCGACGCACGCGCAGGCAGTCGTCGTCCTCCAGCTCGACGCGCCGGCCGACGAACGCCTCGAGCCCTCGAATACGTCCGACACCGCGGACAACGGCTCGACGGAGCCGCCGACCGGCTCCAACGAGCTCACGGGCGAGGCAGACTCCGGAGCCGACGGTGGCGACGAGATGCCCGGCTTCGGCGTCCTCGCGGCCGGTATCGCCCTCTCGGTCGCGGTCCTCGCTCGCGTGCGAGGCTGA
- a CDS encoding DUF5789 family protein codes for MSDDERSHDRVQDRANERKSERAAHTESILEDVERHLGELEYPVTSEELATEYGDEPIDMPNETESLGAVFDRLVDEQYDTPEDAREAVYGEITGEAGSPNEANAERDLDELDEESQGSLGESGDSTY; via the coding sequence ATGAGCGACGACGAACGGAGCCACGACCGCGTCCAAGACCGCGCCAACGAACGCAAATCCGAGCGGGCGGCCCACACCGAGTCGATCCTCGAGGACGTCGAGCGCCACCTCGGCGAACTGGAGTACCCGGTCACCAGCGAGGAACTCGCCACCGAGTACGGCGACGAGCCGATCGACATGCCCAACGAGACGGAGTCGCTCGGAGCGGTCTTCGACCGGCTGGTCGACGAGCAGTACGATACACCCGAAGACGCTCGCGAAGCCGTCTACGGAGAGATCACGGGCGAAGCTGGTAGCCCGAACGAGGCCAACGCGGAACGCGACCTCGACGAACTCGACGAGGAGTCGCAGGGCTCGCTCGGCGAAAGCGGCGACAGCACGTACTGA
- a CDS encoding translation initiation factor IF-2 subunit beta has protein sequence MDYESSLDRAMDDVPDIGGDEQRLQIPDPQPQKDGAFTRVTNLDEIADVLSRETEHLHRFIQRELGTSGKLENGRGRYNGTFSQQDFDAAIDAYVDEYVLCSECGLPDTRLVREDRTPMLRCDACGAFRPVTKRSTSSQQQQQQDAVEEGQTYTVEITGTGRKGDGVAEKGSYTIFVPGADEGDVVDIYIKNISGNLAFARLD, from the coding sequence ATGGATTACGAATCGAGTCTCGACCGAGCGATGGACGACGTGCCAGACATCGGGGGCGACGAACAGCGACTCCAGATTCCCGACCCCCAGCCCCAGAAAGACGGCGCGTTCACGCGCGTCACTAATCTCGACGAGATCGCCGACGTCCTCTCCCGGGAGACCGAGCATCTCCACCGATTCATCCAGCGCGAGCTGGGGACCAGCGGCAAACTCGAGAACGGTCGCGGCCGATACAACGGGACCTTCTCCCAGCAGGACTTCGACGCGGCGATCGACGCCTACGTCGACGAGTACGTCCTCTGTTCGGAGTGTGGCCTGCCCGACACCCGACTCGTCCGCGAGGACCGCACGCCAATGCTTCGCTGTGATGCCTGCGGTGCGTTCCGGCCAGTCACCAAGCGCTCGACCAGCAGCCAGCAACAACAGCAACAAGACGCTGTCGAAGAGGGCCAGACCTACACGGTCGAGATTACCGGCACCGGCCGAAAGGGCGACGGCGTCGCCGAGAAGGGCAGCTACACCATCTTCGTCCCCGGCGCGGACGAAGGCGACGTGGTCGACATCTACATCAAGAACATCTCGGGCAACCTGGCGTTCGCCCGGCTCGACTGA
- a CDS encoding HAD family hydrolase, whose translation MGVSFDLFGTLVTADRPDDPAAAVATELEKRDVAVPDDWADAYAEPHVDAPEGAEVPLPAHVSRALASRGVDYEHNAARRAVVAAFDPAVETRPGALEAVDAARERGPVAICSNCSVPELVGRTLLRSDFERDDFDAIVTSVGCGWRKPAAEIFELTADRLGVAPETLVHVGDDPQADGGIEAVGGTALLLEETPLADVPARLAAVERGGHD comes from the coding sequence GTGGGAGTATCGTTCGACCTCTTTGGGACGCTGGTGACCGCCGACCGCCCGGACGACCCAGCCGCGGCCGTCGCGACCGAACTCGAGAAGCGGGACGTGGCGGTGCCCGACGACTGGGCAGACGCCTACGCGGAGCCCCACGTCGACGCGCCCGAGGGCGCGGAGGTACCGCTGCCGGCGCACGTCTCGCGGGCGCTCGCGAGCCGCGGCGTCGACTACGAACACAACGCGGCCAGACGCGCGGTCGTCGCGGCGTTCGATCCGGCAGTCGAGACCAGACCGGGCGCGCTCGAGGCGGTCGACGCCGCCCGCGAACGAGGGCCGGTCGCGATCTGTTCGAACTGCAGCGTCCCGGAGCTGGTCGGTCGGACGCTCCTCAGGTCCGACTTCGAGCGCGACGACTTCGACGCCATCGTCACGAGCGTCGGCTGTGGCTGGCGCAAGCCCGCCGCCGAAATCTTCGAACTGACTGCCGACCGGCTCGGCGTCGCCCCCGAGACACTGGTCCACGTCGGCGACGATCCGCAGGCGGACGGCGGGATCGAAGCCGTCGGCGGGACGGCGCTGTTGCTCGAGGAGACGCCGCTCGCGGATGTCCCGGCGCGACTGGCGGCGGTCGAACGTGGCGGCCATGACTGA
- the cbiB gene encoding adenosylcobinamide-phosphate synthase CbiB yields the protein MALTTLAVIGLAFSLDLLIGEPPTPAHPVAWFGRLVDALDREWSESERGQRLVGVGVAAAAPLVPAAVAGGAVIAATALHPLAGAIVAAFVLFLTTSLRSLLELTETVVAATDGSLERAREDVIGLVGRDASTLSAGELRSAAVESAAENLADGLVASLLSFAVLAPISLPAAAAAAAWVKGVNTLDSMLGYHSKPIGTASARLDDAVMYLPARVAAVAIAVAAAAPRSLGRARAWAQVPPSPNSGWPMATLAVALGVRLEKPGVYVLNPDADLPALAEGERAVTLVGRGAAVSVVLAVALAAVAPVIGGELASLGRTTLEVAG from the coding sequence GTGGCGCTGACGACGCTCGCCGTGATCGGACTGGCGTTCAGCCTCGATCTCCTGATCGGCGAGCCGCCGACCCCCGCCCATCCGGTGGCGTGGTTCGGCCGGCTCGTCGACGCCCTCGATCGGGAGTGGAGCGAATCCGAACGCGGCCAGCGCTTGGTCGGCGTCGGGGTCGCGGCCGCCGCGCCGCTCGTTCCCGCCGCGGTTGCCGGCGGCGCCGTCATCGCGGCGACCGCGTTGCACCCGCTCGCCGGCGCCATCGTCGCCGCTTTCGTCCTCTTTCTGACGACCAGCCTGCGCTCGTTGCTCGAGTTGACCGAGACCGTCGTCGCGGCCACGGACGGAAGCCTCGAGCGCGCTCGCGAGGACGTGATCGGGCTCGTCGGCCGCGACGCGTCGACGCTCTCGGCGGGCGAACTCCGCAGCGCCGCCGTCGAGAGCGCGGCCGAGAACCTCGCGGACGGGCTGGTCGCGAGCCTGCTTTCCTTCGCGGTCCTCGCGCCGATCTCGCTGCCGGCCGCCGCCGCGGCCGCCGCCTGGGTCAAGGGCGTCAACACGCTGGATTCGATGCTCGGCTACCACTCGAAGCCGATCGGGACGGCCAGCGCGCGCTTGGACGACGCGGTGATGTACCTGCCCGCCAGAGTCGCGGCGGTCGCCATCGCCGTCGCCGCGGCCGCGCCCCGCTCGCTCGGCCGCGCTCGAGCGTGGGCGCAGGTCCCCCCGTCGCCCAACTCCGGCTGGCCGATGGCGACGCTCGCGGTCGCGCTCGGTGTCCGCCTCGAGAAGCCGGGCGTCTACGTCCTCAATCCCGACGCCGACCTGCCGGCGCTGGCCGAGGGCGAGCGGGCCGTCACCCTCGTGGGACGGGGGGCCGCTGTCTCGGTCGTCCTCGCCGTCGCGCTCGCGGCCGTCGCGCCCGTCATCGGCGGAGAACTCGCGTCGCTGGGCCGAACGACGTTGGAGGTGGCGGGGTGA
- the cobS gene encoding adenosylcobinamide-GDP ribazoletransferase produces MTAIGRWVGAVRGALGFLTRLPIGSRDGDWDAFRTTPGAFPIVGLVAGALASLPLLAADTLPASTVALGYLLAVYAVTGIHHLDGVADLGDALVVHGGVERRREVLKDTTTGVGALLAVAITIAALALAGLGVAGLPVGAAVGVAVAAEVGTKLGIAAMACFGAASYEGMGRQFTAASDPASFVAPAAVALPVVALTWPSFAAAVALCGAVAGIGLPWHWANRHLGGINGDIFGAANEIGRVAGVHLGVIAWTLS; encoded by the coding sequence GTGACCGCGATCGGTCGCTGGGTCGGTGCCGTCCGCGGCGCGCTCGGCTTTCTGACGCGGCTGCCGATCGGTTCCCGCGACGGTGACTGGGACGCGTTCCGGACGACGCCCGGTGCGTTTCCGATCGTCGGCCTCGTCGCCGGCGCGCTGGCGTCGCTCCCGCTGCTCGCCGCGGACACGCTCCCGGCTTCGACCGTCGCACTCGGCTACCTCCTCGCGGTGTACGCCGTGACGGGGATCCACCACCTCGACGGCGTCGCCGATCTGGGCGATGCGCTGGTCGTCCACGGCGGCGTCGAGCGGCGCCGCGAGGTGTTGAAGGACACGACGACCGGTGTGGGTGCGCTGCTGGCGGTGGCGATCACGATCGCCGCGCTGGCGCTTGCCGGCCTCGGAGTGGCGGGCCTCCCGGTCGGCGCGGCGGTCGGCGTCGCGGTCGCGGCCGAGGTCGGAACGAAACTCGGCATTGCCGCGATGGCCTGCTTCGGGGCCGCGAGCTACGAGGGGATGGGACGGCAGTTCACCGCGGCGTCCGACCCCGCCTCGTTCGTCGCGCCCGCGGCGGTCGCGCTCCCCGTCGTCGCGCTCACCTGGCCCTCCTTCGCCGCGGCGGTCGCCCTCTGCGGTGCCGTCGCCGGCATCGGCCTCCCGTGGCACTGGGCGAACCGCCACCTCGGCGGGATTAACGGCGATATCTTCGGCGCGGCAAACGAGATCGGTCGCGTCGCCGGCGTCCACCTGGGGGTGATCGCGTGGACGCTCTCGTGA